From a single Lolium rigidum isolate FL_2022 chromosome 7, APGP_CSIRO_Lrig_0.1, whole genome shotgun sequence genomic region:
- the LOC124676548 gene encoding basic proline-rich protein-like yields MVFRIATMSSLLVVLVVLLLSRSGTGDAARHLAEYPQAAPLPKPDVLPKPEPAAPLPSAPEVLPKPELPGPLPTPEVLPKPELPPLPIPEVAPTLPGDPFLPLPDVEPKPELPPLPIGEIPPVPVLPPLPVGELPPEPVLPPLPIGELPPKPEPELPPKTEEPPKPVLPPLPTGELPPKPEPELPPKTEEPPKPVLPPLPAGELPPKPEPELPPKTEEPPKPVMPPLPAGELPPKPEPKLPPKTEEPPKPVLPPLPADELPPKPEPKLPPKTEEPPKPVLPPLPAGELPPKPEPELPPKTKEPPKPVLPPLPTGDLPPKPEPELPPKTEEPPKLVVPPLPAGELPPKPEPELPPKTEEPPKPVLPPLPAGELPPKPEPELPPKPVLPPLPSGELPPKPEPELPPKKEEPPKPVLSPPLACELSPKPQPELPPKKEEPPKPVLLPPPAGELPPKPQPELPPKKEEPPKPELPPLPPGELPPKPEAEFPPKP; encoded by the coding sequence ATGGTTTTCAGGATCGCCACCATGTCCTCTCTTCTGGTCGTCCTCGTCGTGCTGCTGCTCTCACGTAGCGGCACGGGTGACGCGGCGCGGCACCTGGCGGAGTACCCGCAGGCAGCGCCACTGCCCAAACCCGACGTGCTGCCGAAGCCTGAACCGGCCGCGCCGCTGCCTAGCGCACCAGAGGTGCTGCCCAAGCCTGAGCTGCCGGGCCCTCTGCCCACGCCAGAGGTGCTGCCAAAGCCGGAGCTACCGCCGCTGCCCATACCGGAGGTGGCACCGACGTTGCCGGGGGATCCGTTTCTGCCCCTGCCTGATGTGGAACCGAAGCCGGAGCTGCCACCACTGCCCATTGGTGAGATCCCACCTGTGCCGGTGTTGCCTCCACTCCCGGTAGGCGAGCTTCCACCGGAGCCTGTGCTGCCACCACTCCCGATAGGTGAGCttccaccgaagccggagcccgAACTGCCACCAAAGACGGAAGAGCCACCCAAGCCTGTGTTGCCGCCACTCCCAACAGGTGAGCttccaccgaagccggagcccgAACTGCCACCGAAGACGGAGGAGCCACCGAAGCCGGTGTTGCCGCCACTACCGGCAGGCGAGCttccaccgaagccggagcccgAACTGCCACCGAAGACGGAGGAGCCACCGAAGCCGGTGATGCCGCCACTACCCGCAGGCGAGCTTCCACCGAAACCAGAGCCCAAGCTGCCACCGAAGACCGAGGAGCCACCAAAGCCGGTGTTGCCGCCACTACCCGCAGACGAGCTTCCACCAAAACCAGAGCCCAAGCTGCCACCCAAGACCGAGGAGCCACCAAAGCCGGTGTTGCCGCCACTACCCGCAGGCGAGCTTCCACCGAAGCCAGAGCCAGAGCTGCCACCCAAGACAAAGGAGCCACCGAAGCCGGTGTTGCCGCCGCTTCCCACAGGTGATCTTCCACCGAAGCCAGAGCCAGAGCTGCCACCCAAGACAGAAGAACCGCCCAAGCTAGTGGTTCCGCCACTCCCGGCTGGTGAGCttccaccgaagccggagcctgAACTGCCACCAAAGACAGAAGAGCCACCGAAGCCGGTGCTTCCACCACTCCCGGCAGGCGAACTTCCACCAAAGCCTGAGCCCGAGCTACCACCGAAGCCAGTATTGCCGCCACTCCCATCAGGTGAACTTCCACCAAAGCCAGAGCCTGAATTGCCACCGAAGAAAGAAGAGCCACCGAAGCCGGTACTTTCGCCACCCCTGGCATGCGAGCTTTCACCAAAGCCACAGCCAGAGCTGCCACCGAAGAAAGAAGAGCCACCGAAGCCCGTGCTTCTGCCACCCCCGGCAGGTGAGCTTCCACCGAAGCCACAACCCGAGTTACCACCGAAGAAAGAAGAGCCGCCCAAGCCGGAGCTACCACCACTGCCACCCGGTGAGCTTCCACCCAAGCCCGAGGCGGAGTTTCCACCAAAACCATGA